In one window of Electrophorus electricus isolate fEleEle1 chromosome 15, fEleEle1.pri, whole genome shotgun sequence DNA:
- the msl2a gene encoding E3 ubiquitin-protein ligase MSL2a — protein MNPVNATALYVSACRAVLQCDPQAPESYGDLFNVLPFFRDSLSCLVCGNLLHDPLVSCSSACQHCVCRDCKGKMLKLKPPCSCCRNPQQFEENKQLKVLVDCYRSLCEYIAAFTTAEQTASRVRGYDEVMCMLDEVLGVKEEHMESGVLEEPRIIFPQQGCPTDSPQPKTLASCLRQTDSSGVSSGQHMKGVPSFKNEKSELVSCSPEATPGSGDLATPQQTSNISDGSMRQAATTSPVLPSKEEVLGSLKSSCAKAKSQAFVSVSCIAAQLCEQDSQSVTSGALPLAHPQQPQTGITCLAPAHRKVRLCRKRSRSESDSEMLQPLPIACFMQKPCVAATVPPQVATVPREQCPPMSVPNGGVLEASRTLLDSTKNIQKNTDVGTKKVPSKSKFGAPKAKVKAKDRVVPGNPTKVVYKKSQEKKGCKCGRATQNPSVLTCRGQRCPCYSNRKACQDCICRGCQNSYMANGEKKLEAFAVPEKALEQTRLTLGINLTSISVMSAGSAAGVLSLSAASPMASFLSGSPEKEANFKEPIEMHF, from the exons ATGAACCCAGTGAACGCTACCGCGctgtatgtgtctgcgtgtcgtGCAGTGCTTCAGTGTGATCCACAAGCCCCAGAATCTTACGGAGATCTGTTTAACGTCTTGCCTTTCTTCAGAGACTCCCTCTCCTGTCTTGTCTGTG GCAATTTGCTCCACGATCCTTTGGTCTCATGCAGTTCTGCTTGCCAGCACTGTGTCTGCAGAGACTGTAAAGGCAAAATGCTAAAGCTGAAGCCAccatgcagctgctgcaggaacCCCCAGCAGTTTGAAGAGAACAAGCAGCTCAAGGTTCTAGTGGACTGCTACAGAAGTCTGTGCGAATACATTGCAGCATTCACAACAGCTGAACAGACAGCATCACGAGTCAGAGGCTATGACGAAGTAATGTGCATGTTGGATGAGGTGCTGGGTGTGAAAGAGGAGCACATGGAGTCTGGTGTGTTGGAAGAGCCCAGGATAATTTTCCCACAGCAGGGCTGTCCTACAGACAGTCCTCAGCCTAAAACATTGGCAAGCTGCCTAAGACAGACTGATTCCAGTGGTGTGTCTTCGGGCCAGCACATGAAAGGTGTGCCCTCTTTCAAGAATGAGAAGTCTGAATTAGTCTCATGCAGTCCAGAAGCAACCCCTGGCAGTGGTGATCTGGCTACACCACAGCAAACATCAAACATCTCAGATGGCAGCATGAGACAGGCTGCTACCACCAGCCCTGTCCTCCCCAGTAAGGAGGAGGTTCTTGGCAGCCTGAAGTCCAGTTGTGCAAAGGCCAAGTCGCAAGCATTCGTCAGTGTGAGCTGCATCGCAGCCCAGTTGTGTGAGCAGGACTCCCAGAGTGTGACCAGTGGCGCCCTGCCGCTTGCTCACCCACAGCAGCCTCAGACGGGCATCACCTGCCTGGCCCCAGCTCACAGGAAGGTACGGCTGTGCCGGAAGCGCTCGCGATCAGAGAGTGACAGCGAGATGCTGCAGCCTCTGCCCATTGCCTGCTTCATGCAGAAACCCTGCGTGGCTGCCACCGTGCCTCCACAGGTAGCGACTGTACCCCGAGAGCAGTGTCCACCCATGTCAGTGCCCAACGGTGGAGTTCTGGAGGCCAGCAGGACACTGCTGGACTCCACTAAGAACATTCAGAAGAACACAGATGTTGGCACTAAAAAGGTGCCATCAAAGTCTAAATTTGGAGCCCCTAAGGCCAAGGTTAAGGCCAAGGACAGGGTTGTGCCTGGGAATCCTACCAAAGTGGTGTACAAAAAGTCCCAAGAAAAGAAAGGCTGCAAGTGTGGCAGAGCCACTCAGAACCCAAGTGTCCTTACCTGCAGGGGCCAGCGTTGTCCATGCTACTCCAACCGTAAGGCCTGCCAAGACTGCATCTGCCGCGGTTGCCAGAACTCCTACATGGCAAACGGTGAGAAAAAGCTGGAGGCGTTTGCTGTGCCGGAGAAAGCCCTGGAGCAGACCCGGCTGACACTGGGCATCAACCTCACCAGCATTTCAGTGATGAGTGCTGGCAGTGCGGCAGGTGTACTCAGCCTGTCAGCAGCCTCACCCATGGCATCCTTCCTTTCCGGCAGCCCAGAGAAGGAAGCCAACTTTAAAGAGCCcattgaaatgcatttttag
- the nceh1a gene encoding neutral cholesterol ester hydrolase 1a: MAKTYHPRRSHFIMKLLCGFTVLLTAAVAYYVYIPLPRRLSEPWKLLVVAAAFRGVTQVADITHSLGLGHHIHIINHAVTIFESLIPVDFEGVQSHDAEFHSVPVRVYEPTQMNQVTLRRAVVFFHGGGWSLGFPKLGSYDLLCRKMAAELNAVVVTVDYHMAPDVRFPVQYEDCLQATRHFLRPEVLAHYSVEPQRVAVCGDSAGGNLAAAVAQQIGKDNSTAGTLKLQVLIYPVLQALDFNTASYQQNLNVPILYRELMVHYWLEYLGADPNLIHSLLLNNHTAQDQILADPHRTKLDWMTLLPKHMRKNYKPVIPAVGTPSILKDVPALLDSRAAPLLAEEEVLSMAARAYIMTCEHDVLRDDGTMYGLRLQQAGVSVTLQHYEDCFHGCVSFAFWPLYFSVGIRAVEDYIAWLQENL, translated from the exons ATGGCGAAAACGTATCACCCACGGCGAAGTCATTTCATCATGAAGCTGCTCTGTGGTTTTACCGTGTTATTAACTGCTGCCGTTGCCTACTACGTGTATATTCCTTTACCTAGAAGGCTCTCGGAACCGTGGAAACTCCTGGTGGTCGCGGCAGCTTTTCGCGGCGTGACACAGGTG gcagacatcacacactctctcggATTGGGACATCACATCCACATCATCAACCATGCTGTGACCATTTTTGAGAGCCTGATTCCGGTGGACTTTGAGGGTGTCCAGAGCCATGACGCTGAGTTCCACAGCGTCCCTGTACGCGTGTATGAACCCACACAGATGAACCAGGTCACCCTGAGGAGAGCAGTAGTGTTCTTCCATGGAGGAGGGTGGTCCCTAGGCTTTCCTa AACTTGGGTCTTATGACCTACTCTGTAGGAAAATGGCTGCTGAACTTAATGCAGTTGTCGTAACGGTGGA CTACCACATGGCCCCTGATGTGCGTTTCCCCGTGCAGTATGAGGATTGCCTTCAGGCCACACGCCACTTCCTGAGGCCTGAGGTGCTGGCACACTACTCTGTGGAGCCGCAGCGTGTAGCTGTTTGTGGAGACAGTGCAGGGGGCAACCTGGCAGCCGCAGTGGCCCAGCAG aTTGGAAAGGACAACAGTACTGCTGGAACTCTTAAGCTCCAGGTGTTGATCTACCCTGTGCTTCAGGCATTGGATTTCAACACAGCGTCCTATCAGCAGAACCTCAATGTACCCATCCTATATCGGGAGCTGATGGTTCACTACTGGCTGGAGTACCTGGGTGCTGACCCTAACCTTATCCACAGTCTTCTACTTAACAACCACACGGCCCAGGACCAGATCCTCGCTGATCCGCACCGCACCAAGCTTGACTGGATGACACTGCTCCCAAAGCACATGCGGAAGAACTACAAGCCTGTCATTCCAGCAGTTGGCACCCCGTCTATCCTAAAAGACGTACCGGCACTATTGGATAGCCGAGCTGCTCCCCTGCTGGCAGAAGAGGAGGTGCTGAGCATGGCTGCTCGTGCTTACATTATGACCTGTGAGCATGATGTCCTGAGAGATGACGGCACCATGTACGGGCTGCGGCTGCAGCAGGCGGGTGTCTCCGTCACTCTGCAGCACTATGAAGATTGTTTCCATGGCTGCGTGAGCTTCGCTTTCTGGCCCTTATACTTCTCCGTGGGAATTCGGGCAGTGGAAGATTACATTGCTTGGCTTCAGGAAAATCTGTAG